In Etheostoma spectabile isolate EspeVRDwgs_2016 chromosome 20, UIUC_Espe_1.0, whole genome shotgun sequence, the following are encoded in one genomic region:
- the LOC116670300 gene encoding uncharacterized protein LOC116670300 isoform X1, with protein MDTVRHGLHSWLLFLLWNKGLSDGSDVTQTDILWGKKDDTATINCSHTKDSTYRQMYWYRQLPGESMKQIVFTTAFSKHEYESGFSVEKFPATKSDALTGSLTVEKLPPEDSGVYFCAVSQHSDTSLTDGSDVTQTPDILWKNKADSATISCSHTKGGSYFQMYWYRQLPGETMKLIVFTRLGNKDHDFGVFSKEKFSATKPDAESGTFTVNNLEPEDKGLYFCAVSEHSDTDTFNS; from the exons ATGGACACCGTCAGACATGGACTCCACAGCTGGTTACTATTTCTGCTCTGGAACAAAG GTCTAAGTGATGGAAGTGATGTCACCCAGACTGACATACTGTGGGGGAAAAAGGATGACACTGCAACAATAAACTGCAGCCACACTAAGGACAGTACATATCGACAGATGTACTGGTACAGACAGCTGCCAGGGGAGAGCATGAAGCAAATCGTTTTTACAACTGCTTTCAGCAAACATGAATATGAAAGTGGCTTCAGTGTGGAGAAATTTCCAGCAACAAAGAGCGATGCTCTGACTGGATCTTTGACGGTGGAGAAGCTGCCGCCTGAGGACAGTGGAGTGTATTTTTGTGCTGTGAGTCAACACAGTGATACAA GTCTAACTGATGGGAGTGATGTCACCCAGACGCCGGACATACTGTGGAAAAACAAGGCAGACAGTGCAACAATAAGCTGCAGCCACACCAAGGGTGGCAGCTACTTCCAGATGTACTGGTACAGACAGCTGCCAGGAGAAACAATGAAACTAATCGTGTTCACAAGACTCGGCAACAAAGATCATGATTTTGGAGTTTTTAGCAAAGAGAAATTCTCAGCCACCAAGCCTGACGCTGAGAGTGGGACATTCACAGTGAACAATCTGGAGCCTGAAGATAAAGGCTTGTATTTCTGTGCtgtgagtgaacacagtgataCAGACACTTTCAACAGCTGA
- the LOC116670300 gene encoding uncharacterized protein LOC116670300 isoform X2, producing MDTVRHGLHSWLLFLLWNKGLSDGSDVTQTDILWGKKDDTATINCSHTKDSTYRQMYWYRQLPGESMKQIVFTTAFSKHEYESGFSVEKFPATKSDALTGSLTVEKLPPEDSGVYFCAVSQHSDTSLTDGSDVTQTPDILWKNKADSATISCSHTKGGSYFQMYWYRQLPGETMKLIVFTRLGNKDHDFGVFSKEKFSATKPDAESGTFTVNNLEPEDKGLYFCAV from the exons ATGGACACCGTCAGACATGGACTCCACAGCTGGTTACTATTTCTGCTCTGGAACAAAG GTCTAAGTGATGGAAGTGATGTCACCCAGACTGACATACTGTGGGGGAAAAAGGATGACACTGCAACAATAAACTGCAGCCACACTAAGGACAGTACATATCGACAGATGTACTGGTACAGACAGCTGCCAGGGGAGAGCATGAAGCAAATCGTTTTTACAACTGCTTTCAGCAAACATGAATATGAAAGTGGCTTCAGTGTGGAGAAATTTCCAGCAACAAAGAGCGATGCTCTGACTGGATCTTTGACGGTGGAGAAGCTGCCGCCTGAGGACAGTGGAGTGTATTTTTGTGCTGTGAGTCAACACAGTGATACAA GTCTAACTGATGGGAGTGATGTCACCCAGACGCCGGACATACTGTGGAAAAACAAGGCAGACAGTGCAACAATAAGCTGCAGCCACACCAAGGGTGGCAGCTACTTCCAGATGTACTGGTACAGACAGCTGCCAGGAGAAACAATGAAACTAATCGTGTTCACAAGACTCGGCAACAAAGATCATGATTTTGGAGTTTTTAGCAAAGAGAAATTCTCAGCCACCAAGCCTGACGCTGAGAGTGGGACATTCACAGTGAACAATCTGGAGCCTGAAGATAAAGGCTTGTATTTCTGTGCt GTCTAA